From the genome of Deinococcus apachensis DSM 19763, one region includes:
- a CDS encoding DUF177 domain-containing protein, whose amino-acid sequence MSETPRIHLGSLLRTSSDAHAEGNLDHLTYLQGDAEQTLRFARPASFRVDVNALGGSEMYLQGRFEPTVIMECSRCLRDVEVPLDLRLGTLLRYDPSVEAPYLDEAESGEEVLVFGDPDLDLSAYLAETALLAAPLTVLHAPDCKGLCQVCGHDLNEGPCEHMAQVPVEEIDDLLGTPEGSAHVRQNPFAGLRDLKLPEE is encoded by the coding sequence ATGAGCGAGACGCCCCGCATTCACCTGGGTTCGCTGCTCCGCACGTCCTCGGACGCCCACGCGGAGGGGAACCTCGACCACCTCACCTACCTGCAGGGCGACGCCGAGCAGACGCTGCGCTTCGCGCGCCCCGCCTCCTTCCGGGTCGATGTCAATGCCCTGGGCGGCAGCGAGATGTACCTCCAGGGCCGCTTCGAGCCCACGGTAATCATGGAATGTTCGCGCTGCCTGCGCGATGTGGAGGTGCCCCTCGACCTGAGGCTGGGCACTCTGCTGCGCTACGACCCGTCCGTCGAAGCCCCCTATCTGGACGAGGCGGAGTCCGGCGAGGAGGTCCTCGTTTTCGGCGACCCGGACCTGGACCTCAGCGCGTACCTGGCGGAAACCGCCCTACTGGCCGCCCCGCTGACCGTGCTGCACGCGCCTGACTGCAAGGGGCTGTGCCAGGTGTGCGGCCACGACCTGAACGAGGGACCCTGCGAACACATGGCGCAGGTGCCCGTCGAGGAGATTGACGACCTGCTGGGCACCCCGGAGGGCTCGGCCCACGTCCGGCAGAATCCCTTCGCGGGGCTGCGTGACCTGAAGCTCCCGGAGGAGTGA